A window of the Brassica napus cultivar Da-Ae chromosome C5, Da-Ae, whole genome shotgun sequence genome harbors these coding sequences:
- the LOC106367517 gene encoding uncharacterized protein LOC106367517 gives MAMQAGVGLSRIIILAGAGYTGTIMMKNGKLSDILGELQSLVKGMERSEGDYDDSDAVASQVRRLAMEVRQLASARQITVMDGVSGANLQALVVPAAVLGVLGYGYMWWKGLSFTDLMYVTKANMATAVANLTKNLEQVSVTLAAAKRHLTQKIQSMDDKVEKQIDLSKGVKKEVALAREDINSLEIDLASLNNLISGLDGKLDTLEYKQDVTNVCMLHLYNYFGGKSTKLPDMEQLQLPVNQKARNMLADVETKGLKNFAEELLESNGTEEGGVTTVKIIGITKSSDKSRPLLSRVGSARY, from the exons ATGGCGATGCAAGCCGGAGTTGGCTTATCGAGGATCATAATCTTAGCCGGAGCAG GCTATACTGGTACGATCATGATGAAGAACGGCAAATTATCGGATATATTGGGTGAACTGCAG TCTCTGGTGAAAGGTATGGAGAGATCCGAGGGAGATTATGATGATTCCGACGCCGTAGCTTCCCAG GTTCGTAGATTGGCCATGGAGGTTAGGCAGTTAGCTTCAGCGCGGCAGATAACGGTCATGGATGGAGTTTCTGGTG CAAACTTACAAGCTCTTGTTGTTCCTGCTGCGGTATTGGGAGTCTTAGGATATGGTTACATGTGGTGGAAG GGACTCTCGTTTACTGACCTTATGTACGTGACTAAAGCCAACATGGCTACTGCCGTGGCTAACTTGACCAAGAATCTGGAGCAAGTTTCCGTGACCCTCgcg GCTGCTAAAAGGCATTTAACGCAAAAGATTCAGAGTATGGATGATAAGGTAGAAAAGCAGATTGATCTCTCCAAGGGAGTCAAGAAAGAG GTCGCCTTGGCTCGTGAGGATATCAACTCACTTGAGATTGATTTGGCGTCATTGAATAATTTGATTAGTGGACTG GATGGGAAGTTGGACACACTGGAATACAAGCAG GATGTTACAAATGTGTGCATGCTACACTTGTATAACTATTTTGGAGGCAAGAGCACAAAACTGCCTGACATG GAGCAGCTTCAACTTCCTGTGAACCAGAAAGCTCGTAATATGCTGGCAGATGTTGAAACCAAG GGGCTGAAAAACTTTGCTGAAGAACTGCTTGAAAGCAATGGCACAGAGGAGGGAGGAGTAACCACGGTGAAGATTATTGGTATAACTAAGTCCAGTGACAAGTCGAGGCCATTGTTATCAAG GGTTGGTTCAGCTAGGTATTGA